A window of Cryptomeria japonica chromosome 3, Sugi_1.0, whole genome shotgun sequence contains these coding sequences:
- the LOC131038754 gene encoding LOW QUALITY PROTEIN: 21 kDa protein (The sequence of the model RefSeq protein was modified relative to this genomic sequence to represent the inferred CDS: deleted 1 base in 1 codon), translating to MDYSHFFPLFFLAAILTPTVTAKPQGDGFVKSSCKITPFPDVCVASLSSYAARLEADKSQSELVMDAFKVSLSNAQPMTAWAVTLYRRTPGLNKRERAALNDCVKDFGDTSDQISQSVAELKHLKPSTFKFQMSNVQTWMSAALRDEDRCLEGFQVARDGRVKKLVQGRVQGVSKLISNALALVNALASTQEHSKLF from the exons ATGGATTACTCACACTTTTTCCCCCTTTTCTTTCTCGCTGCAATTCTGACGCCCACCGTCACGGCAAAACCCCAAGGC GACGGATTCGTCAAATCCTCCTGCAAAATCACCCCTTTTCCAGACGTCTGCGTGGCGTCGCTCAGCTCGTACGCAGCTCGTCTGGAGGCGGACAAAAGCCAGAGTGAACTCGTCATGGACGCCTTCAAAGTCAGCCTCTCAAACGCCCAACCTATGACGGCCTGGGCCGTCACGCTCTACCGAAGGACACCGGGCCTCAACAAAAGAGAGCGTGCGGCACTCAATGACTGTGTCAAGGATTTTGGTGACACGTCGGATCAGATCAGCCAGTCAGTGGCCGAGCTGAAGCATCTGAAGCCCAGTACTTTCAAGTTTCAGATGAGCAACGTGCAGACGTGGATGAGCGCCGCTCTTAGGGACGAGGACAGGTGTCTTGAGGGTTTTCAGGTTGCTCGTGATGGGAGGGTTAAAAAGCTTGTCCAGGGGCGTGTGCAGGGGGTTTCCAAGTTGATCAGCAATGCGCTTGCTTTGGTGAATGCGCTGGCTTCCACTCAAGAACATTCAAAGCTTTTCTAA